A single genomic interval of Lepisosteus oculatus isolate fLepOcu1 chromosome 12, fLepOcu1.hap2, whole genome shotgun sequence harbors:
- the LOC102684809 gene encoding transcription factor 15-like yields MKSTGSERAGHPDCGASDLDELDSGSESSDKSTSGCSQHNGKGARRRRTRLAGVSKQRQAANARERDRTHSVNTAFTALRTLIPTEPADRKLSKIETLRLASSYISHLANILLLGEDCLDGQPCLKYQTILQSSTRSSNPAPRPICTFCLGNQRKMLREGEKHSSV; encoded by the exons ATGAAGTCCACAGGGAGCGAGAGGGCAGGACACCCCGACTGCGGGGCCTCGGACCTGGACGAGCTGGACAGCGGCAGCGAGAGCTCAGACAAGTCCACCAGCGGCTGCAGCCAGCACAACGGCAAGGGCGCCCGGAGGAGGCGGACGAGGTTGGCGGGCGTGAGCAAGCAGCGCCAGGCGGCCAACGCACGCGAGAGAGACAGAACCCACAGCGTTAACACCGCCTTTACAGCACTCCGGACTCTTATACCAACAGAGCCTGCCGACCGCAAGCTATCCAAGATAGAGACCCTGCGGTTGGCTTCAAGTTACATTTCTCATCTGGCAAATATCCTGCTCTTAGGAGAAGACTGCCTAGATGGACAGCCCTGTTTGAAATATCAAACTATCCTTCAAAGCAGCACTCGCTCCAGTAACCCAGCACCTAGGCCAATATGCACTTTCTGTCTCGGCAACCAAAGAAAAATG CTCAGAGAAGGGGAAAAGCACTCATCTGTTTGA